Proteins encoded together in one Thermomonospora curvata DSM 43183 window:
- a CDS encoding acyl-CoA dehydrogenase family protein, whose amino-acid sequence MIDFTLTEEQRELRASVERFARQEVAPVIGDLYERGEFPYQIVAKMGEMGLFGLPFPEEYGGMGGDYFALCLALEELARVDSSVAITLEAAVSLGAMPIYRFGTEEQKRRWLPQLCSGERLAAFGLTEPGGGSDVPGGMRTTARLEDGHWVINGSKAFITNSGTDITAFTTVAALTGEREISTILVPNGTPGFTVGRKYSKVGWAASDTRELSFADVRVPQENLVGERGRGYAQFLQILDEGRIAIAALSVGLAQGCVDECLRYVRQRQAFGRAIGEYQAIQFKIADMEARTHTARLAYYAAAAKMLAGEPFKKEAAIAKLTASNAAMDNAREATQIFGGYGFMNEFPVGRFYRDAKILEIGEGTSEVQRMLIARSLGLSSH is encoded by the coding sequence ATGATCGACTTCACGCTGACCGAGGAGCAGCGGGAGCTGCGCGCCTCGGTGGAGCGCTTCGCCCGCCAGGAGGTGGCCCCGGTGATCGGGGACCTGTACGAGCGGGGCGAGTTCCCCTACCAGATCGTCGCCAAGATGGGCGAGATGGGGCTGTTCGGGCTGCCGTTCCCCGAGGAGTACGGCGGCATGGGCGGGGACTACTTCGCCTTGTGCCTGGCGCTGGAGGAGCTGGCCCGGGTGGACTCCTCGGTGGCGATCACACTGGAGGCGGCGGTGTCGCTGGGCGCCATGCCGATCTACCGGTTCGGCACCGAGGAGCAGAAACGGCGGTGGCTGCCGCAGCTGTGCTCCGGGGAGCGCCTGGCGGCGTTCGGGCTGACCGAGCCGGGCGGCGGCTCGGACGTGCCCGGCGGGATGCGCACCACCGCCCGCCTGGAGGACGGCCACTGGGTGATCAACGGGTCCAAGGCGTTCATCACCAACTCCGGCACCGACATCACCGCCTTCACCACGGTGGCCGCGCTGACCGGGGAGCGGGAGATCTCCACGATCCTGGTGCCCAACGGCACGCCCGGCTTCACCGTGGGCCGCAAGTACTCCAAGGTCGGCTGGGCGGCCTCCGACACCCGGGAGCTGTCCTTTGCCGACGTGCGGGTGCCGCAGGAGAACCTGGTCGGCGAGCGCGGCCGCGGCTACGCCCAGTTCCTGCAGATCCTGGACGAGGGCCGGATCGCGATCGCGGCGCTGTCGGTGGGGCTGGCCCAGGGCTGCGTGGACGAGTGCCTGCGCTATGTGCGCCAGCGGCAGGCGTTCGGCCGGGCCATCGGCGAGTACCAGGCCATCCAGTTCAAGATCGCCGACATGGAGGCGCGCACCCACACCGCCCGGCTGGCCTACTACGCGGCGGCGGCCAAGATGCTGGCCGGCGAGCCGTTCAAGAAGGAGGCCGCCATCGCCAAGCTGACCGCCTCCAACGCGGCGATGGACAACGCCCGGGAGGCCACCCAGATCTTCGGGGGCTATGGGTTCATGAACGAGTTCCCGGTGGGCCGGTTCTACCGGGACGCCAAGATCCTGGAGATCGGCGAGGGGACCTCAGAGGTGCAGCGCATGCTCATCGCCCGTTCCCTGGGACTCAGCTCACACTGA
- a CDS encoding hydroxymethylglutaryl-CoA lyase — MSAFRMPGLPERVTIYEVGPRDGLQNEKTIVPVADKAAFIARLAAAGLRTVEATSFVHPKWVPQLADAEELLAVMERAEGVRYPVLVPNERGLDRALRAGVTHIAVFASATESFARRNLNRTVAESLAMFAPVVTRAKENGLWVRAYVSMCFGDPWEGEVPIEQVVSVAVRLMELGCDELSLGDTIGVGTPGHVTALIGALGEAGIGAQRLAVHFHDTYGQALANTLAALRCGVTTVDSSAGGIGGCPYAESATGNLATEDLVWMLHGLGIQTGVDLPALAATSRWMATRLGRPSPSRVVQALPVEEEQ; from the coding sequence ATGAGCGCGTTCCGCATGCCGGGCCTGCCGGAGCGGGTGACGATCTACGAGGTCGGCCCGCGCGACGGGCTGCAGAACGAGAAGACGATCGTGCCGGTCGCCGACAAGGCCGCCTTCATCGCCCGCCTGGCCGCCGCCGGGCTGCGCACCGTGGAGGCGACCAGCTTCGTCCACCCCAAGTGGGTGCCGCAGCTGGCCGACGCCGAGGAGCTGCTGGCCGTCATGGAGCGGGCCGAGGGCGTGCGCTACCCGGTGCTGGTGCCCAACGAACGCGGCCTGGACCGGGCGCTGCGGGCGGGCGTCACCCACATCGCCGTGTTCGCCAGCGCCACCGAGTCGTTCGCCCGCCGCAACCTCAACCGCACGGTGGCCGAGTCGCTGGCGATGTTCGCCCCGGTCGTCACCCGGGCCAAGGAGAACGGCCTGTGGGTGCGGGCGTATGTGTCGATGTGCTTCGGCGACCCCTGGGAGGGGGAGGTGCCGATCGAGCAGGTGGTCTCGGTGGCCGTCCGGCTGATGGAGCTGGGGTGCGATGAGCTGAGCCTGGGCGACACCATCGGGGTCGGCACCCCCGGGCATGTCACCGCGCTGATCGGGGCGCTGGGCGAGGCCGGCATCGGCGCCCAGAGGCTGGCGGTGCACTTCCACGACACCTACGGCCAGGCCCTGGCCAACACGCTGGCCGCGCTGCGCTGCGGGGTGACCACGGTGGACTCCTCGGCCGGCGGCATCGGCGGCTGCCCGTACGCCGAAAGCGCCACCGGCAACCTGGCCACCGAGGACCTGGTCTGGATGCTGCACGGGCTGGGCATCCAGACCGGCGTCGACCTGCCCGCCCTGGCCGCCACCAGTCGCTGGATGGCGACCCGGCTGGGCCGTCCCAGCCCGTCCCGCGTCGTCCAGGCGCTGCCGGTGGAGGAGGAGCAATGA
- a CDS encoding acetyl/propionyl/methylcrotonyl-CoA carboxylase subunit alpha: MFSTVLIANRGEIAVRVIRTLRRLGVRAVAVHTDPDAGARHVREADEAVRIPGYLDIASVIEAARRCGAQAVHPGYGFLAESAAFAAACAEAGLVFIGPPPEAIEAMGDKIRAKRTVAAAGVPVVPGRHEAGLSDAQLAEAALEVGLPVLLKPSAGGGGKGMRLVREPAHLHEAIAAARREARGAFGDDALLVERFIDNPRHIEIQVFADAFGNVVHLGERECSLQRRHQKIVEEAPSPLLDEATREQMGAAAVAAARAVGYVGAGTVEYIVSADRPKEYYFLEMNTRLQVEHPVTELVTGWDLVELQLRVAAGEALPFTQDQVRLNGHAVEARIYAEDPARGFLPTGGRVLAWREPDGPGVRVDSGIAAGDEVSSAYDPMLAKVIAWGEDRTAALRRLDGALAGCTLLGVTSNISFLRTLLAHPDVAAGRLDTGLVERELSAAAPQLPAEVPAAAALERMLALETADGDPWAIPDGWRLSGAAWTPWVITPAGGAPVEVRVRGRAHDAEVSIDGADPVPAALARDGDALRLTFGGRTTRYAFARDGRVLWLGRDGHAWALAEHVRTEQAGAAAAASDGVVRSPMPGTVLAVKAAEGERVTAGQPLLVVEAMKMEHTVTAPVDGVVARLPVRAGARVALDEVLAEITPQEEQ, translated from the coding sequence ATGTTTTCAACCGTTCTGATCGCCAACCGCGGTGAGATCGCCGTCCGCGTCATCCGCACGCTGCGGCGGCTGGGCGTGCGCGCGGTGGCGGTGCACACCGACCCCGACGCCGGCGCCCGGCATGTGCGGGAGGCCGACGAGGCGGTGCGCATCCCCGGCTACCTGGACATCGCCTCGGTGATCGAGGCGGCCCGCCGCTGCGGCGCGCAGGCGGTCCACCCCGGCTATGGGTTCCTGGCCGAAAGCGCCGCCTTCGCCGCCGCCTGCGCCGAGGCCGGCCTGGTGTTCATCGGCCCGCCGCCGGAGGCGATCGAGGCGATGGGCGACAAGATCCGCGCCAAGCGCACGGTGGCGGCGGCGGGCGTGCCGGTGGTGCCCGGCCGCCACGAGGCGGGCCTGTCGGACGCGCAGCTGGCCGAGGCGGCGCTGGAGGTGGGGCTGCCGGTGCTGCTCAAACCGTCGGCGGGCGGCGGCGGCAAGGGCATGCGCCTGGTGCGCGAGCCGGCGCACCTTCACGAGGCCATCGCCGCCGCCCGGCGCGAGGCGCGCGGGGCCTTCGGCGACGACGCGCTGCTGGTGGAGCGGTTCATCGACAACCCCCGGCACATCGAGATCCAGGTCTTCGCCGACGCCTTCGGCAACGTCGTCCACCTGGGCGAGCGCGAGTGCAGCCTGCAGCGCCGCCACCAGAAGATCGTCGAGGAGGCGCCCTCCCCGCTGCTGGATGAGGCCACCCGCGAGCAGATGGGCGCCGCCGCCGTGGCCGCCGCCCGCGCGGTCGGCTATGTCGGCGCCGGGACGGTGGAGTACATCGTCTCCGCCGACCGGCCAAAGGAGTACTACTTCCTGGAGATGAACACCCGGCTGCAGGTCGAGCACCCGGTCACCGAGCTGGTCACCGGGTGGGACCTGGTGGAGCTGCAGCTTCGGGTGGCCGCCGGGGAGGCGCTGCCGTTCACCCAGGACCAGGTGCGGCTGAACGGCCACGCCGTCGAGGCCCGTATCTACGCCGAGGACCCGGCGCGCGGCTTCCTGCCCACCGGCGGGCGGGTGCTGGCCTGGCGCGAGCCGGACGGCCCCGGCGTGCGGGTGGACTCCGGCATCGCCGCCGGCGATGAGGTCTCCAGCGCCTACGACCCGATGCTGGCCAAGGTCATCGCCTGGGGCGAGGACCGGACCGCCGCCCTGCGCCGCCTGGATGGGGCGCTGGCCGGCTGCACCCTGCTGGGGGTGACCTCCAACATCTCCTTTCTGCGGACGCTGCTGGCCCACCCGGACGTGGCGGCCGGACGGCTGGACACCGGCCTGGTGGAGCGGGAGCTTTCCGCCGCGGCCCCGCAACTGCCCGCCGAGGTGCCGGCCGCCGCGGCGCTGGAGCGGATGCTGGCGCTGGAGACCGCAGACGGCGACCCGTGGGCGATCCCGGACGGCTGGCGGCTGAGCGGCGCCGCCTGGACCCCGTGGGTCATCACCCCCGCCGGGGGCGCGCCCGTGGAGGTCCGCGTCCGCGGCCGGGCCCACGACGCCGAGGTCTCCATCGACGGGGCCGACCCGGTGCCCGCCGCACTGGCCCGCGATGGGGACGCGCTGCGCCTGACCTTCGGCGGGCGCACGACCCGTTACGCCTTCGCCCGCGACGGCCGGGTGCTGTGGCTGGGCCGCGACGGGCACGCCTGGGCGCTGGCCGAGCATGTGCGCACCGAGCAGGCCGGGGCGGCGGCCGCCGCCTCCGACGGCGTGGTGCGCAGCCCGATGCCGGGCACGGTGCTGGCGGTCAAGGCCGCCGAAGGCGAGCGCGTCACCGCCGGGCAGCCGCTGCTGGTGGTGGAGGCCATGAAGATGGAGCACACCGTCACCGCCCCGGTGGACGGCGTGGTGGCGCGCCTGCCCGTCCGCGCCGGCGCCCGCGTCGCCCTCGATGAGGTGCTCGCCGAGATCACCCCGCAGGAGGAGCAATGA
- a CDS encoding carboxyl transferase domain-containing protein: MTGTVLRSRVDATGASFARNAARNRALAAELREHLARAALGGPERARKKHTERGKLLPRDRVNALLDPGSPFLELSPLAAHGMYDDQAPGAGIITGIGRVRGRECVIVANDATVKGGTYYPMTVKKHLRAQEVALHNRLPCIYLVDSGGAFLPRQDEVFPDRDHFGRIFYNQATMSARGIPQIAAVLGSCTAGGAYVPAMSDEAVIVRGQGTIFLGGPPLVKAATGEVVTAEELGGGELHARTSGVTDHLADNDEHALAIVRDIVATLGPRPPAPWQVTPVEEPRADPAELYGVVPPDPRTPYDVREVIARIVDGSRFAEFKAEYGTTLVTGFARIHGHPVGIVANNGILFSESALKGAHFIQLCDQRQIPLVFLQNITGFMVGRQYEAGGIAKHGAKMVTAVACARVPKFTVVIGGSFGAGNYAMCGRAFSPRFLWMWPNARISVMGGEQAASVLATIRRDQLGDAWSAEAEEEFKAPIREQYERQGNPYYSTARLWDDGVIDPLDTRRVLGLALSVAANAPLEPVGYGVFRM, translated from the coding sequence ATGACCGGAACGGTGCTGCGCAGCCGGGTGGACGCCACCGGCGCGTCGTTCGCCCGCAACGCCGCCCGCAACCGGGCGCTGGCGGCCGAACTGCGCGAGCATCTGGCGCGCGCCGCGCTCGGCGGCCCCGAACGCGCCCGCAAAAAGCACACCGAGCGCGGCAAACTGCTGCCCCGCGACCGGGTGAACGCCCTGCTGGACCCCGGCTCGCCGTTTTTGGAGCTGTCCCCGCTGGCGGCGCACGGCATGTACGACGACCAGGCGCCGGGCGCGGGCATCATCACCGGGATCGGCCGCGTCCGCGGGCGCGAGTGCGTGATCGTCGCCAACGACGCCACCGTCAAGGGCGGCACCTACTACCCGATGACGGTCAAAAAGCACCTGCGCGCCCAGGAGGTGGCGCTGCACAACCGGCTGCCGTGCATCTACCTGGTGGACTCCGGCGGGGCGTTCCTGCCCCGCCAGGACGAGGTGTTCCCCGACCGCGACCACTTCGGCCGGATCTTCTACAACCAGGCCACCATGTCGGCCCGCGGCATCCCGCAGATCGCCGCGGTGCTGGGCTCGTGCACCGCCGGCGGGGCGTACGTGCCGGCGATGAGCGACGAGGCGGTGATCGTGCGCGGCCAGGGCACCATCTTCCTGGGCGGCCCGCCGCTGGTGAAGGCGGCCACCGGGGAGGTGGTGACCGCCGAGGAGCTGGGCGGCGGGGAGCTGCACGCCCGCACCTCCGGGGTCACCGACCACCTGGCCGACAACGACGAGCACGCGCTGGCGATCGTCCGCGACATCGTCGCCACGCTGGGGCCGCGGCCGCCGGCGCCCTGGCAGGTGACGCCGGTGGAGGAGCCGCGGGCCGACCCCGCCGAGCTGTACGGGGTGGTGCCGCCGGACCCGCGCACCCCCTACGACGTGCGCGAGGTGATCGCCCGCATCGTCGACGGCAGCCGCTTCGCCGAGTTCAAGGCCGAGTACGGCACCACGCTGGTGACCGGGTTCGCCCGCATCCACGGCCACCCGGTGGGGATCGTGGCCAACAACGGCATCCTGTTCTCCGAGTCGGCCCTCAAGGGCGCCCACTTCATCCAGCTGTGCGACCAGCGGCAGATCCCGCTGGTGTTCCTGCAGAACATCACCGGGTTCATGGTGGGCCGCCAGTACGAGGCGGGCGGCATCGCCAAGCACGGCGCCAAGATGGTCACCGCCGTCGCCTGCGCCCGGGTGCCCAAGTTCACCGTGGTGATCGGCGGCTCGTTCGGGGCGGGCAACTACGCGATGTGCGGCCGGGCGTTCTCGCCGCGTTTTCTGTGGATGTGGCCGAACGCGCGGATCTCGGTGATGGGCGGCGAGCAGGCGGCCTCGGTGCTGGCCACCATCCGCCGCGACCAGCTCGGCGACGCCTGGAGCGCCGAGGCCGAAGAGGAGTTCAAGGCGCCGATCCGCGAGCAGTACGAACGGCAGGGCAACCCCTACTACTCCACGGCCCGGCTGTGGGACGACGGGGTGATCGACCCGCTGGACACCCGCCGGGTGCTGGGGCTGGCGCTGTCGGTGGCCGCCAACGCGCCGCTGGAACCGGTGGGCTATGGCGTGTTCCGGATGTGA
- a CDS encoding TetR/AcrR family transcriptional regulator: MTEATGAPTRRAEILQAAAELFARHGYHGVSIGELGRAVGLTGPALYRHFRGKDAVLAEMLLDISRRLLEEGTRRAALPDPAAALDALLRWHIDFALDNPALITVHERELDNVPEPQRHQIRRLQRAYVEQWVGVLRRLHAGGIGEAHARAAVHAAFGLLNSTPHSAGELDRQAMAGLLHAMAAAALSGAAGRTR; encoded by the coding sequence ATGACGGAGGCCACCGGGGCGCCCACCCGCCGCGCCGAGATCCTGCAGGCGGCGGCCGAGCTGTTCGCCCGCCACGGCTACCACGGCGTGTCCATCGGCGAGCTGGGCCGCGCGGTCGGCCTCACCGGGCCCGCCCTGTACCGGCACTTCCGCGGCAAGGACGCGGTGCTGGCGGAGATGCTGTTGGACATCAGCCGCCGCCTGCTGGAGGAGGGGACCCGCCGGGCCGCCCTGCCCGACCCCGCCGCGGCGCTGGACGCGCTGCTGCGCTGGCACATCGACTTCGCCCTGGACAACCCGGCGCTGATCACCGTCCATGAGCGCGAGCTGGACAACGTGCCCGAACCGCAGCGCCACCAGATCCGCCGCCTCCAGCGGGCCTATGTCGAGCAGTGGGTCGGCGTCCTGCGCCGCCTGCACGCGGGCGGCATCGGCGAAGCGCACGCCCGCGCCGCCGTCCATGCCGCCTTCGGCCTGCTCAACTCCACCCCCCACAGCGCGGGCGAACTGGACCGGCAGGCCATGGCCGGGCTGCTGCACGCCATGGCCGCCGCGGCCCTGTCCGGCGCCGCCGGGCGGACCCGCTGA
- a CDS encoding threonine aldolase family protein — MISRAHDPAERGFASDNHAGVHPEVLTALAVANEGHQPSYGADVYTARMQEVFRRHFGEQAQAYPVFNGTGANVVALQAMTDRWSAVICADGSHIHTDECGAPERVAGLKLLPVPAPDGKLTPELIDRQAWGWGDEHRAQPKVVSLTQATELGTCYTAEEIAQICAHAHARGMAVHMDGARLANAAASLGVPLRALTTDAGVDVLSFGGTKNGLLAGEAIVVLNPEAVRGMVFLRKAAMQLASKMRFISAQFLALLEGDLWLRNAAHANAMARRLAAAAGRVPGVRIVRPVQANAVFAVIPKDVAERLRKRFFFYTWDERTGEVRWMCSFDTTEQDVDAFAAALAEEMSAR, encoded by the coding sequence TTGATCTCCCGGGCGCACGACCCCGCCGAGCGCGGTTTCGCCAGCGACAACCACGCCGGCGTCCACCCGGAGGTGCTGACCGCGCTGGCCGTCGCCAACGAGGGGCACCAGCCCTCCTACGGCGCCGACGTCTACACCGCGCGGATGCAGGAGGTCTTCCGCCGCCACTTCGGCGAGCAGGCCCAGGCCTACCCGGTCTTCAACGGCACCGGCGCCAACGTGGTGGCGTTGCAGGCGATGACCGACCGCTGGTCGGCGGTGATCTGCGCCGACGGCTCCCACATCCACACCGACGAGTGCGGCGCCCCCGAACGGGTGGCCGGCCTCAAGCTGCTGCCCGTGCCCGCCCCGGACGGCAAGCTGACCCCCGAGCTGATCGACCGGCAGGCCTGGGGGTGGGGCGATGAGCACCGCGCCCAGCCCAAGGTCGTCTCCCTCACCCAGGCGACCGAGCTGGGCACCTGCTACACCGCCGAGGAGATCGCACAGATCTGCGCCCACGCCCATGCCCGCGGGATGGCGGTGCACATGGACGGCGCCCGCCTGGCCAATGCCGCCGCCTCGCTGGGAGTGCCGCTGCGGGCGCTCACCACCGATGCGGGGGTGGACGTGCTGTCGTTCGGCGGCACCAAGAACGGGCTGCTGGCCGGCGAGGCGATCGTGGTGCTCAATCCCGAGGCGGTGCGCGGCATGGTGTTCCTGCGCAAGGCGGCCATGCAGCTGGCCTCCAAGATGCGGTTCATCTCCGCGCAGTTCCTGGCGCTGCTGGAGGGCGACCTGTGGCTGCGCAACGCCGCCCACGCCAACGCCATGGCCCGCCGGCTGGCCGCGGCGGCCGGCCGCGTGCCGGGCGTGCGGATCGTGCGGCCGGTGCAGGCCAATGCGGTGTTCGCGGTCATCCCCAAGGACGTGGCCGAGCGGCTGCGCAAGCGGTTCTTCTTCTACACCTGGGACGAGCGCACCGGCGAGGTGCGCTGGATGTGCTCCTTCGACACCACCGAGCAGGACGTGGACGCCTTCGCCGCGGCTTTGGCCGAGGAGATGTCCGCCCGCTAG
- a CDS encoding helix-turn-helix domain-containing protein, translated as MPERPVVPPHACRDPREVARALAGAHEAVAGGEDDGEDGPAPRAVIGDSWRRSRAAGVDADIPAAPLVFDSDVLADARAAHPLSRHLPMLRGLLDRVAEESAQLMVISDAEGHVLWSHGPPRLRRAAARIGLAEGFCWSEGSIGTNGIGIALAEGRPEYVHSAEHVARVLHGWSCAAAPVTDPDTGRVVGCIDLSAVAHALHPSALALVGALARLAESRLELDMQVRDELLRERYLRHLRGPGGGVALVTETGRVLAAEVEDWRGLRLPLPQDGRRLRLPDGCPAVAEALGEVFLLRVPRPARREGERPLLTLSMLGDPPHALLDGRPLHLTRRHAEILTLLALHPRGLDADRLSALLYGDEGNPVTVRAEIHRLRGRLGELLAAKPYRLECELDADFLTLRRLLSAGRGEDLLQAARLYRGELLPCSESPALRAERAELAARLRRQLLSRGGPDALWIYAQTPAGRDDLEVQQRLAAILPPGEPRRAAALSRARWLLAEG; from the coding sequence ATGCCCGAACGACCCGTGGTACCGCCGCATGCCTGCCGGGATCCCCGTGAGGTCGCCCGTGCCCTGGCCGGCGCCCACGAGGCCGTCGCCGGCGGAGAGGACGACGGGGAGGACGGGCCCGCCCCGCGGGCGGTGATCGGCGACTCCTGGCGCCGCTCCCGTGCGGCCGGCGTCGACGCCGACATCCCGGCGGCCCCGCTGGTCTTCGACTCCGACGTGCTGGCCGACGCCCGCGCCGCCCACCCCCTGAGCCGGCACCTGCCGATGCTGCGCGGCCTGCTGGACCGGGTCGCCGAGGAGTCGGCCCAGCTGATGGTGATCTCCGACGCCGAGGGGCACGTGCTGTGGAGCCACGGCCCGCCGCGGTTGCGCCGCGCCGCCGCCCGGATCGGCCTGGCCGAAGGGTTCTGCTGGTCGGAGGGGTCGATCGGCACCAACGGCATCGGCATCGCGCTGGCGGAGGGCCGCCCCGAGTACGTGCACTCCGCCGAGCACGTGGCGCGGGTGCTGCACGGCTGGTCGTGCGCGGCGGCCCCGGTGACCGACCCCGACACCGGGCGGGTGGTGGGCTGCATCGACCTCAGCGCCGTCGCCCACGCCCTGCACCCCAGCGCCCTGGCACTGGTCGGCGCGCTGGCCCGGCTCGCCGAGTCCCGGCTGGAGCTGGACATGCAGGTCCGCGACGAGCTGCTGCGCGAGCGTTACCTGCGGCATCTGCGCGGGCCGGGCGGCGGTGTCGCGCTGGTCACCGAGACCGGGCGGGTGCTGGCCGCCGAGGTGGAGGACTGGCGCGGGCTGCGCCTGCCGCTTCCCCAGGACGGGCGGCGGCTGCGGCTGCCGGACGGGTGCCCGGCGGTGGCCGAGGCGCTGGGCGAGGTCTTCCTGCTGCGGGTGCCCCGGCCCGCCCGGCGCGAGGGCGAACGCCCCCTGCTGACCTTGTCGATGCTGGGCGACCCGCCGCACGCCCTGCTGGACGGCCGCCCGCTGCACCTGACCCGCCGGCACGCCGAGATCCTCACCCTGCTGGCGCTGCACCCCCGCGGCCTGGACGCCGACCGGCTGTCGGCGCTGCTGTACGGGGACGAGGGCAACCCGGTGACCGTCCGGGCGGAGATCCACCGGCTGCGCGGCCGGCTCGGCGAGCTGCTGGCGGCCAAGCCTTACCGGCTGGAATGCGAGCTGGACGCCGACTTTCTGACCCTGCGCCGGCTGCTGTCGGCCGGGCGCGGGGAGGACCTGCTGCAGGCGGCCCGGCTGTACCGCGGCGAGCTGCTGCCGTGTTCGGAGTCCCCGGCGCTGCGCGCCGAACGCGCCGAGCTGGCCGCCCGGCTGCGCCGCCAGCTGCTGAGCCGCGGCGGCCCCGACGCCCTGTGGATCTATGCGCAGACCCCCGCCGGCCGGGACGACCTGGAGGTGCAGCAGCGGCTGGCGGCGATCTTGCCGCCCGGCGAGCCCCGCCGCGCGGCGGCGCTCTCCCGCGCCCGCTGGCTGCTGGCCGAGGGCTGA
- a CDS encoding histidine phosphatase family protein, whose product MIGVRNLESLILTRHGESLANLAQQQAHQALQDPPEEIDVCDRDADVPLTERGRRQAAALGRRLAALPAHERPTVAVSSPYLRALETARIALAEMDSPLPLLVDERLRDRETGVLYRLTPHGVRVRHPREAERRERLGEFYYRPPCGESWTDVVLRLRSAYRDIDTDHAGGRVLVVAHDVVVLLTRYIVEGLTEQRVLELARTQVANCSFSRWVRRDGRLHPAEYGDTAHLAGPSAGPGRGPAG is encoded by the coding sequence ATGATCGGTGTGCGGAACCTGGAGTCGCTCATCTTGACCCGGCACGGCGAGAGCCTCGCCAACCTCGCCCAGCAACAGGCCCACCAGGCCCTCCAGGATCCGCCCGAAGAGATCGACGTCTGCGACCGGGACGCCGATGTGCCGCTGACCGAGCGGGGGCGGCGGCAGGCCGCCGCACTCGGCCGCCGGCTGGCGGCGCTGCCCGCCCACGAGCGGCCCACCGTCGCCGTCTCCTCGCCGTACCTGCGGGCGCTGGAGACCGCGCGCATCGCGCTGGCCGAAATGGACTCCCCTCTCCCGCTGCTGGTGGACGAGCGGCTGCGGGACCGGGAGACGGGCGTGCTGTACCGGCTGACCCCGCACGGCGTGCGGGTGCGCCACCCCCGGGAGGCCGAGCGGCGCGAGCGGCTCGGCGAGTTCTACTACCGGCCCCCCTGCGGGGAGTCCTGGACGGACGTGGTCTTGCGGCTGCGCAGCGCCTACCGGGACATCGACACCGACCATGCGGGCGGCCGGGTGCTGGTGGTGGCCCACGACGTGGTGGTGCTGCTGACCCGCTACATCGTCGAGGGGCTGACCGAGCAGCGGGTCCTGGAGCTCGCACGGACCCAGGTCGCCAACTGCTCCTTCAGCCGCTGGGTCCGCCGGGACGGACGGCTGCATCCGGCCGAGTACGGCGACACCGCGCACCTGGCCGGGCCGTCCGCCGGGCCGGGCCGCGGCCCGGCGGGCTGA
- a CDS encoding nuclease-related domain-containing protein: protein MFGSSIYTRGREAFTGGSPQAVYEELWLRGRKSRLRSCAITAAVALIVGGYVVSPLFGVVLGVIAGGGRALQFYRAYWAAGVWRRGLRGEERMAKILRWTLERRGYRVLHQRLVPGHGNLDQLLIGPHGVWMLDNQAWHPDTVLSEYGGKLFLDDRTPSQMVKRLTGTAAEVSRVLSERLGIDVPVQPVLVVHGGRVRGRRFVADGIVVLGPWELLRWTSRHPNAELSPKQVENILRTAVYNLPIGGRTMPDSQPGSVPDAA, encoded by the coding sequence ATGTTTGGCAGCTCAATCTACACTCGAGGTAGAGAGGCCTTCACCGGCGGTTCGCCCCAGGCGGTGTACGAGGAGCTGTGGCTTCGCGGACGCAAGTCCAGATTGCGCAGCTGCGCCATTACCGCGGCCGTTGCGCTAATCGTCGGCGGATACGTCGTCTCCCCGCTGTTCGGTGTGGTGCTGGGGGTCATCGCCGGCGGCGGCCGCGCTTTGCAGTTCTACCGGGCCTACTGGGCCGCCGGCGTCTGGCGGCGGGGCCTGCGCGGCGAGGAGCGCATGGCCAAGATCCTGCGCTGGACGCTGGAGCGGCGCGGCTACCGCGTGCTGCACCAGCGCCTGGTGCCCGGCCACGGCAACCTCGACCAGCTGCTCATCGGGCCGCACGGCGTCTGGATGCTGGACAACCAGGCCTGGCACCCCGACACCGTGCTGAGCGAATACGGCGGGAAGCTGTTCCTGGACGACCGGACCCCCTCGCAGATGGTCAAGCGGCTCACCGGAACCGCCGCCGAGGTCTCCCGGGTGCTTTCTGAGCGGCTCGGGATCGACGTCCCCGTGCAGCCGGTGCTGGTGGTGCACGGCGGCAGGGTCCGCGGCCGTCGCTTCGTCGCCGACGGCATCGTGGTGCTGGGGCCGTGGGAGCTGCTGCGCTGGACCTCCCGGCACCCCAACGCCGAGCTGTCCCCCAAGCAGGTGGAGAACATCCTGCGCACGGCGGTCTACAACCTGCCCATCGGGGGCCGCACCATGCCCGATTCCCAGCCCGGCTCCGTGCCCGACGCCGCCTGA